One window from the genome of Thermococcus siculi encodes:
- a CDS encoding ATP-binding protein, whose amino-acid sequence MEARDKPVGIVFGESTTDHFTFIVNPKNELPRFGEFLIARNRDGDEVLALLKSIRNINWLMDAGRGSYDYVEKTVNVFSKGVLDKSEAILATAKVLGVLRRSDGEFLAKPAPNRVPIKPGEKVYLARDEDLERIFSQGHVKLGRLIARDNVEVNLDANKLVSRHFAVLAVTGAGKSNTIAVLTKELVSNVNATVVILDPHGEYQRLSWPGARVNPIKATIDPGRIRLSEFATLLGIAENASLQRRFLGLVYRTVREEMRRKGKVVGGMDFIHEMEEKIEEWIRIYENSESKEERVIYYYDDKGIKVPRKIQQRDLEALIRLKDYLGELRANFGEFISPVNVLSEIRPGMVNVIDLSGMEEEQMITLASFVLRGILKNRIDYVKGVRTNDRNLVREVSERYPALTKPVLVIVEEAHIFAPRGEKNQATLWLGKIAREGRKFGVGLGIVSQRPKKLDDDILSQTNTKIILKLVEPNDQRYVQQASEQISEDLLGDIASLGVGEAVIVGYAITIPAMVKIYSFEKDMNGHYGGGDIDIVGEWLEGREDEEEVTEEEAIAELPL is encoded by the coding sequence ATGGAGGCCCGCGATAAGCCCGTTGGAATCGTGTTCGGTGAATCGACCACTGACCACTTCACCTTTATAGTGAACCCGAAGAACGAGCTTCCGCGCTTTGGGGAGTTCCTGATAGCGAGAAACAGGGACGGCGACGAGGTTCTGGCTCTTCTAAAGTCGATAAGGAACATAAACTGGCTGATGGATGCAGGGAGGGGGAGCTACGACTATGTTGAGAAGACGGTGAACGTTTTCTCAAAGGGTGTCCTTGACAAGAGCGAGGCCATACTCGCGACGGCGAAGGTCCTCGGGGTTCTGAGGAGGAGTGATGGAGAGTTCTTAGCGAAGCCCGCTCCCAACCGCGTTCCGATAAAGCCGGGGGAGAAGGTCTACCTTGCTAGGGACGAGGATCTGGAGAGGATCTTCTCCCAGGGTCATGTAAAGCTCGGCAGGCTCATAGCGAGGGATAACGTGGAGGTAAACCTCGACGCTAACAAACTGGTTTCGAGGCACTTTGCGGTTTTAGCTGTTACCGGCGCCGGAAAGTCCAACACCATAGCGGTTCTCACGAAGGAGCTTGTGAGCAACGTCAACGCCACCGTAGTCATCCTCGACCCCCACGGTGAATACCAGAGGCTCAGCTGGCCCGGAGCAAGGGTGAACCCGATAAAGGCCACGATAGACCCGGGCAGGATAAGGCTCAGCGAGTTCGCCACCCTTCTTGGGATAGCTGAGAACGCCAGCCTGCAGAGGCGCTTCCTCGGCCTCGTCTACAGAACCGTTCGGGAGGAGATGAGGAGGAAGGGGAAGGTCGTCGGCGGGATGGACTTCATCCACGAGATGGAGGAAAAGATAGAGGAGTGGATACGGATTTACGAGAACTCGGAGAGCAAAGAAGAGAGGGTCATCTACTACTATGACGACAAAGGGATAAAGGTGCCCAGAAAGATACAGCAGAGGGACCTGGAGGCGCTGATAAGGCTTAAGGACTACCTGGGCGAGCTTCGTGCCAACTTCGGCGAGTTCATAAGCCCCGTCAACGTCCTCAGCGAGATAAGGCCCGGAATGGTGAACGTCATAGACCTGAGCGGCATGGAAGAGGAGCAGATGATTACCCTGGCGAGCTTCGTTCTCAGGGGAATTCTCAAGAACAGGATAGACTACGTGAAGGGAGTGAGAACCAACGACAGGAACCTCGTGCGTGAGGTTTCGGAGAGATATCCGGCTTTAACCAAGCCCGTCCTGGTAATAGTCGAGGAGGCCCACATCTTTGCCCCAAGGGGCGAGAAAAATCAGGCGACGCTCTGGCTCGGCAAGATAGCTCGCGAGGGGAGAAAGTTCGGCGTCGGTCTCGGCATCGTCTCCCAGAGGCCGAAGAAACTCGACGACGACATACTTAGCCAGACGAACACCAAGATAATCCTAAAGCTCGTCGAACCCAACGACCAGCGCTACGTCCAGCAGGCGAGCGAGCAGATAAGCGAGGACTTGCTGGGCGACATAGCCTCACTCGGAGTGGGTGAAGCGGTCATAGTCGGCTACGCGATAACGATTCCGGCGATGGTGAAGATATACAGCTTCGAGAAGGACATGAACGGCCACTACGGCGGCGGGGACATCGACATCGTAGGAGAATGGCTCGAAGGGAGAGAGGACGAGGAAGAGGTAACCGAGGAGGAGGCCATAGCGGAGCTCCCGCTGTGA
- the dapA gene encoding 4-hydroxy-tetrahydrodipicolinate synthase, with protein sequence MPMLEGVFVPHVTPFDGDENINEPVLREIVHYFISSGLNGLVSLGSNGEFPYLSFEEKLRVVEIVREEAPSKIPVIAGATENSTREVLRLGKALLDLGVDVLLVGPPYYFKPSPDELFAHYSTLADELDGKILLYNVPKFAGLNIPIEVIERLAEEHSNIVGIKDSGSNMGRICELVRRLGDRFTILAGTADVMYPSWVLGAHGAVVAVANVAPELCAELWRAFKEENHEKARELQLRVNLVNEVVVKRYNQISAIKAAMEMRGLSVDRPRLPSLSLDEKALEDIREALRTAGVL encoded by the coding sequence ATGCCTATGCTGGAAGGAGTCTTCGTTCCCCATGTAACGCCCTTTGACGGAGACGAAAACATTAACGAGCCTGTTCTCAGGGAGATCGTTCACTACTTCATCAGCTCTGGCCTGAACGGCCTCGTCTCCCTCGGGAGCAACGGGGAGTTTCCCTATCTTAGCTTCGAGGAAAAGCTGAGGGTCGTTGAGATAGTCAGAGAGGAAGCCCCATCAAAGATTCCGGTAATCGCTGGAGCAACCGAGAACTCGACGAGAGAAGTTCTAAGGCTCGGAAAGGCACTCCTCGACCTCGGAGTTGATGTCCTCCTCGTAGGCCCGCCCTACTACTTCAAGCCGTCTCCAGATGAGCTCTTCGCCCACTACTCAACGCTCGCTGACGAACTCGACGGAAAAATCCTCCTCTACAACGTTCCAAAATTTGCCGGCCTGAACATTCCCATTGAGGTCATCGAGCGCCTTGCAGAGGAGCATTCCAACATCGTCGGCATCAAGGACTCCGGCTCTAACATGGGGAGGATATGCGAGCTGGTCAGGAGGCTCGGGGACAGATTTACAATTCTCGCTGGAACGGCCGACGTTATGTATCCCTCGTGGGTTCTCGGCGCCCACGGGGCTGTTGTGGCAGTTGCCAACGTCGCACCGGAGCTCTGCGCCGAACTCTGGCGGGCATTCAAGGAGGAAAACCACGAAAAGGCGAGGGAGCTTCAGCTGAGGGTGAACCTCGTCAACGAGGTTGTCGTAAAGAGGTACAACCAGATAAGCGCGATAAAGGCTGCAATGGAGATGCGGGGTCTAAGTGTGGACAGACCGAGGCTTCCGTCGCTCTCCCTCGACGAAAAGGCCCTTGAAGACATCAGGGAGGCCCTTAGAACTGCAGGGGTGCTTTAG
- a CDS encoding ATP-binding protein has protein sequence MPITFIDREKELTFMESLWNRDNSFLPIYGRRRVGKTRLVKEFIGGKPSVYYLARNSTYRDNLLEFSRVVLERYPSPYLTPSSFSSFADVFKYLSERGKLVVVIDEFPYLIQSDKRVLSEFQYIVDEVVRSSKMHLILVGSSVGMMEEHVLSQKSPLYGRRDGQIRLQPLDFFSSWKLLGVDVEEVVKIYGVTGGIPAYLLLFKRFEDVKDVSFTKRGFLYAEGDFLLSSELREPRVYKLILKAVAEGRRRFNEISNFTGIPRSNLFKYVEVLERLGFLRREVPVTASPKTKNTRYAIADNYMAFYFRFVERYRNEVELESLDFWGEFLEDYNRYLGGVFEGVSKEFLLGLNKAEKLPFRFTKIGRWWHKEEEIDLVALNERERKALFVEVKWKELSERESRGILRDLERKAEMVGLNGWSKEYGLIAKRLEGKENLREEGFLAWDLRDFGEAAQ, from the coding sequence ATGCCAATAACTTTCATCGACAGGGAGAAAGAGCTCACATTCATGGAGTCCCTCTGGAATAGGGATAACTCCTTCCTACCGATCTACGGCAGGAGGAGGGTTGGAAAGACCCGCCTGGTGAAGGAGTTCATCGGGGGAAAGCCCTCGGTCTATTACCTCGCCAGGAACAGCACCTACCGCGACAACCTGCTGGAGTTCTCAAGGGTCGTCCTTGAGAGATACCCAAGCCCATACCTCACTCCATCCTCTTTCTCAAGCTTCGCCGACGTCTTCAAATACCTGAGCGAGAGGGGGAAACTCGTCGTGGTCATCGATGAGTTCCCCTACCTCATTCAGTCAGATAAGAGGGTTCTGAGCGAGTTTCAGTACATAGTGGACGAGGTCGTTAGGAGCTCGAAGATGCACCTCATCCTCGTCGGTTCGAGCGTTGGAATGATGGAGGAGCACGTTTTGAGCCAGAAGAGCCCGCTCTACGGGCGGAGGGACGGGCAGATAAGGCTCCAGCCGCTGGACTTCTTCAGCTCCTGGAAGCTGTTAGGTGTTGACGTGGAGGAGGTCGTGAAGATATACGGGGTAACCGGGGGAATCCCCGCCTACCTCCTCCTCTTCAAGAGGTTTGAGGACGTTAAGGATGTCTCCTTCACAAAGCGGGGCTTCCTCTACGCTGAGGGGGACTTTCTCCTGTCGAGCGAGCTGAGGGAGCCGAGGGTTTACAAGCTGATCCTCAAGGCCGTGGCTGAAGGAAGGAGGCGCTTCAACGAGATAAGCAACTTCACCGGAATCCCGCGCTCGAACCTCTTCAAGTACGTGGAAGTCCTTGAGAGGCTTGGCTTTCTCAGGCGGGAGGTTCCAGTAACTGCTTCACCAAAGACCAAGAACACGCGTTATGCCATAGCCGACAACTACATGGCCTTCTACTTCCGCTTCGTCGAGCGTTATAGAAACGAGGTCGAGCTTGAGAGCCTGGACTTTTGGGGGGAGTTCCTTGAGGATTACAACCGCTACCTTGGGGGGGTGTTTGAGGGAGTTTCCAAGGAGTTTCTCCTGGGGCTTAACAAGGCTGAAAAGCTTCCATTCAGATTCACCAAGATTGGGAGGTGGTGGCACAAAGAGGAGGAGATTGACCTCGTTGCCTTGAACGAGCGGGAAAGGAAGGCGTTGTTCGTCGAGGTCAAGTGGAAGGAGCTGAGCGAAAGGGAATCGCGGGGGATTTTGAGAGACTTGGAGAGGAAAGCGGAGATGGTCGGACTTAATGGATGGAGTAAAGAATACGGGTTGATTGCCAAGAGGCTCGAAGGAAAAGAAAATCTCAGGGAAGAAGGCTTTTTGGCCTGGGATTTGAGAGACTTCGGGGAAGCGGCCCAGTGA
- a CDS encoding dihydropteroate synthase-like protein, giving the protein MEKPRRILLVTGRLAEPLVRKYGKGCDVFVTPVSVAAFLTPELIARYLKKAGIKSDAYDLILIPGLVRGSAQLIEDELGIPAFKGPRNAMDLPQVLKALEKGFKLSKEVPADDLFSVDALKRVEDIRNRTRNRNYIEKALKKPWNVLIGNLPVGRDFPARILGEVVDAPKLGVEKTLEKALYYLREGADIIDIGMVAGETNLDFVEEIPEIRERLREEGFDVPISFDSLNTSEIERALDYADLFLSVDEGNLEGLVTEKPVVLIPTNQKEGYFPTKPSERVAFLEKLKEKAIDLGYETIIPDLILEHVPHLARSVTAFQLYRERNPEDVLLAGVGNVVELYDADSVGMNALLAGIARELSINLLLTTEVSAKAKGSVRELRRAADMNLFDIPKDLGFDLLILKEKREAEWHFEPAEEIVEAREKIVELEPVYFRIWVKEGRIWVNAHRRTEAVLTIVGDEPNAIIDTILEHFEIDPRHAFYLGRELERAYTALKLRRSYVQEVELFGEFYRGQKWS; this is encoded by the coding sequence ATGGAGAAACCCAGAAGAATTCTCCTCGTAACCGGCAGACTCGCCGAACCCCTCGTGAGGAAGTACGGTAAGGGCTGCGACGTCTTTGTGACACCCGTTAGTGTGGCAGCTTTTCTGACTCCAGAGCTGATTGCGAGATACCTGAAAAAAGCTGGAATAAAGAGTGATGCCTACGACCTTATCCTCATCCCAGGCCTCGTTAGGGGCTCCGCCCAGCTTATCGAAGACGAACTCGGGATTCCAGCCTTCAAAGGGCCGAGGAACGCGATGGATCTACCGCAGGTCTTGAAGGCCTTAGAAAAAGGCTTCAAGCTGAGCAAGGAAGTTCCTGCCGATGACCTCTTCTCTGTTGATGCGCTCAAGAGGGTTGAGGACATCAGGAACAGGACGAGGAACAGGAACTACATCGAGAAGGCCCTGAAGAAGCCCTGGAACGTTCTCATTGGAAACCTGCCAGTCGGAAGAGACTTCCCAGCGAGGATTTTAGGGGAGGTGGTTGATGCCCCCAAGCTGGGCGTCGAGAAAACCCTGGAGAAGGCCCTCTACTACCTCCGTGAAGGTGCTGACATAATCGACATCGGAATGGTGGCAGGGGAGACAAACCTCGACTTTGTTGAAGAAATCCCTGAGATACGCGAGAGGTTAAGGGAAGAAGGCTTCGACGTCCCTATCAGCTTTGATTCACTTAACACGTCCGAAATCGAGAGAGCGCTGGATTACGCAGACCTCTTTCTCAGCGTAGATGAGGGCAACCTTGAGGGTCTAGTAACTGAAAAGCCCGTTGTCCTAATCCCGACGAATCAGAAAGAGGGATACTTTCCTACCAAACCCTCTGAAAGGGTCGCGTTCCTTGAGAAGCTCAAAGAGAAAGCCATTGACCTTGGCTATGAGACCATCATCCCGGACTTAATCCTCGAGCACGTTCCCCACTTAGCTCGCTCGGTAACGGCTTTCCAGCTCTACCGGGAGAGGAACCCGGAGGATGTTCTCCTAGCTGGAGTCGGTAACGTGGTTGAGCTTTACGACGCCGACAGCGTTGGGATGAACGCCCTCCTCGCTGGAATCGCAAGGGAGCTTTCCATAAATCTTCTCCTCACCACTGAGGTCAGCGCAAAGGCGAAAGGCTCAGTCAGGGAGCTGAGAAGGGCAGCTGACATGAACCTTTTCGATATTCCCAAAGACCTCGGCTTTGACCTTCTCATTCTCAAGGAGAAGAGGGAAGCGGAGTGGCACTTTGAGCCTGCGGAGGAGATCGTTGAGGCCAGAGAAAAGATCGTTGAGCTTGAGCCGGTTTACTTCCGCATCTGGGTGAAGGAGGGCAGAATATGGGTGAACGCCCACCGCAGGACGGAGGCTGTCCTCACGATAGTCGGAGACGAACCGAACGCCATAATCGATACCATCCTTGAGCACTTTGAGATAGATCCAAGGCACGCCTTTTATCTCGGCAGGGAGTTGGAGAGGGCCTACACGGCGTTAAAGCTGAGGAGGAGCTATGTCCAGGAGGTTGAGCTTTTCGGGGAGTTCTACCGTGGACAAAAGTGGTCCTAA
- a CDS encoding ATP-binding protein yields the protein MDERILTSLIATSRRVMAWARKFPRKRFLFEELKSIDEEYYVGVKGIRGVGKTVLLLQLANETERSVYFSADSTLIKPFSLYEIVKALAEMGYRNVFVDEIHRKPNWADDLKSLYDEHEVRVFFSGSSAIDLVHFGADLSRRVVLKELPPASFREWLNIKRSLDVPSYTLKEVLSKAFDLTNMYAELYPLWREYMREGGVLYPRSGFYDALDNSLRKVILEDLSALREVSVKYETDAFKLLYIIARSAPFEANYSRIARALEVSKNMAIRLVEDLSRAGLLISLNSCESPRKEPKLYLTVPLREFFARKGFEVHRGALREEFFVNHLRHYGLCYLKGKRGEKTADFRVGEWVVEVGGEGKGRYQRPDYIAVDGLVTGKGRVPLFLFGLVY from the coding sequence ATGGACGAGAGGATACTCACCTCACTCATCGCTACCAGCAGACGGGTGATGGCATGGGCAAGAAAGTTTCCCAGGAAACGCTTCCTCTTTGAAGAGCTCAAGTCCATCGATGAGGAGTACTACGTCGGCGTTAAAGGCATTCGCGGCGTCGGAAAAACAGTTCTCTTGCTTCAGCTTGCCAACGAAACTGAGAGAAGCGTTTACTTTTCCGCCGATTCGACCCTAATAAAGCCCTTCTCTCTCTACGAGATTGTTAAAGCCCTGGCCGAGATGGGGTACAGGAACGTGTTCGTGGACGAGATTCACAGGAAGCCAAACTGGGCCGATGACCTGAAAAGCCTCTACGATGAGCACGAGGTTAGAGTGTTCTTTTCGGGTTCATCCGCGATAGATCTGGTTCACTTCGGGGCGGATCTCTCAAGGAGAGTTGTTCTGAAGGAACTCCCTCCGGCTTCATTCAGAGAGTGGCTCAACATAAAGAGAAGCCTTGACGTTCCCAGCTACACTCTAAAAGAAGTCCTCTCAAAAGCTTTTGACCTGACAAATATGTACGCTGAACTTTACCCCCTCTGGAGGGAGTACATGCGAGAGGGTGGCGTGCTCTATCCGAGGAGCGGCTTTTACGACGCCCTCGACAACTCCCTCAGAAAGGTCATCCTCGAAGACCTCTCCGCGCTGCGTGAGGTGAGTGTGAAATACGAAACAGACGCCTTCAAACTCCTCTACATCATCGCAAGGTCCGCCCCATTCGAGGCCAACTACTCACGGATAGCCAGGGCCCTCGAAGTTTCCAAGAATATGGCCATACGGCTCGTGGAAGACCTCTCAAGGGCCGGCCTTCTGATTTCCTTAAACTCATGCGAGAGTCCGAGGAAGGAACCCAAACTCTACCTAACAGTTCCCCTGAGGGAGTTCTTCGCGAGGAAGGGATTTGAAGTGCACAGAGGAGCACTGAGGGAGGAGTTCTTCGTCAACCATCTGCGTCACTACGGTCTCTGTTATCTCAAGGGCAAGAGGGGGGAGAAAACGGCCGACTTCAGAGTTGGGGAGTGGGTCGTCGAGGTTGGCGGAGAAGGAAAGGGCCGCTACCAGAGACCTGACTACATAGCGGTTGATGGCCTCGTCACGGGGAAAGGCAGAGTCCCGCTGTTCCTCTTTGGGCTGGTTTATTGA
- a CDS encoding metallophosphoesterase family protein — translation MKFAHIADVHLGREQFNQPFRYDDYLKVFREAIERAVKERVDFILIAGDLFHVSRPSPRTIRDAIEVLELPRQKGIPVFAIEGNHDKTIRETSVFDLLEHLGLLHTVGLRREPGKGEFIKSKRLSENRYLVWGQVGDVEIHGLRHHTRWQLIRNDGAVNVLKALFKGRKGILMLHQAVDYLAKDTPYQDAFDLKLSELPDGFSYYALGHIHVHRVAEPSQTGLSGPIVYPGSLERTEVREASHIIRYSSRDKKPKIMESRDGPKGFYIVEDFQPEFVEVDARPFYSVRVEGNSKSELRKKVEEAASLIPKDAIAVVTLEGTIKGGVSLAEFNDLLKDYGLRYYTFRSRVVGEAVISKEKLSEEELFTDWERELLIHLRVPPKEFSEGLTEFVSWLMERYEKGIPESTPKKVPEAQKEEEKAEPVKTGRKEAGKPKTEKKPVKREESQNKEKEKPKPNEDKALKKPKPIPKPKNPSSLDAWLRRGRP, via the coding sequence ATGAAGTTCGCTCATATAGCTGACGTCCACCTTGGGAGGGAGCAGTTCAACCAGCCCTTCAGGTACGACGACTACCTCAAGGTCTTCCGTGAGGCGATTGAGAGGGCAGTAAAGGAGAGGGTTGACTTCATACTCATCGCTGGAGACCTCTTCCACGTGAGCAGGCCCTCACCGAGGACGATACGCGACGCGATAGAGGTCCTGGAGCTCCCGAGGCAGAAGGGAATCCCCGTTTTCGCGATAGAGGGCAACCACGACAAGACTATAAGGGAGACATCAGTCTTCGACCTGCTTGAGCACCTAGGACTGCTCCACACCGTTGGGCTGAGGAGGGAGCCAGGTAAAGGGGAATTTATCAAGAGCAAGAGGCTCTCGGAAAACCGCTACCTCGTCTGGGGACAGGTTGGGGACGTTGAGATACACGGGCTGAGGCACCACACGCGCTGGCAGCTCATAAGGAACGACGGTGCCGTCAACGTCCTCAAGGCGCTCTTCAAGGGCAGGAAAGGGATTCTGATGCTCCACCAGGCGGTTGACTACCTTGCCAAGGATACCCCATACCAGGACGCCTTCGACCTCAAGCTGAGCGAGCTTCCCGATGGTTTCTCCTACTACGCCCTCGGCCACATACACGTTCATCGCGTTGCTGAACCGTCACAAACTGGCTTAAGCGGGCCGATAGTTTATCCCGGCTCGCTGGAGAGGACGGAGGTGAGGGAGGCCAGCCACATAATCCGCTACTCCTCTAGGGACAAAAAGCCGAAGATTATGGAGAGTCGCGACGGGCCGAAGGGGTTCTACATCGTGGAGGACTTCCAGCCGGAGTTCGTTGAGGTGGATGCGAGACCCTTCTACTCCGTTAGGGTCGAAGGAAACAGCAAATCCGAGCTGAGGAAGAAGGTTGAAGAGGCTGCCTCGCTCATCCCGAAGGATGCTATAGCGGTCGTAACGCTTGAGGGGACGATAAAGGGTGGAGTGAGCCTAGCGGAGTTCAACGACCTCCTTAAAGATTATGGATTAAGGTACTATACCTTCCGGAGCAGGGTTGTTGGAGAGGCGGTGATATCAAAGGAGAAGCTGAGCGAGGAAGAGCTGTTCACCGACTGGGAGCGGGAGCTTCTAATCCATCTCCGCGTTCCACCCAAGGAGTTCTCAGAGGGCCTCACAGAGTTCGTCTCCTGGCTGATGGAGAGGTACGAGAAGGGCATCCCTGAGAGCACTCCAAAGAAAGTCCCTGAAGCTCAGAAAGAAGAGGAAAAGGCAGAACCTGTAAAAACTGGGAGGAAAGAAGCTGGGAAGCCAAAGACTGAGAAGAAGCCCGTGAAGAGAGAGGAATCCCAGAATAAAGAAAAAGAAAAGCCAAAACCCAATGAAGACAAAGCTCTCAAAAAGCCAAAACCGATTCCCAAACCCAAAAACCCGTCGAGCCTCGACGCCTGGCTGAGGAGGGGTAGGCCGTGA